The nucleotide sequence CCTTAAGGGATAAAAAGGGTGGCAAAGATGGGCATATGTTCGTTTTTAGGGATATATTCCGTGGTGGAGATGGGGTTGTATTGGTTTCTACCATAACCGTAGATGATGGATTTGAACAGCATTTTTACATCCGATTTTATCCGAAGGGCAAGGGGTACGGGGTGAAACTGGATCCCGTGGGTCATCCTTATAGGACCCCCGCTGTGCGCATGGCTTTAAAAGAAGCCGCTGGGGTATTGGAGCGTTGAGATCTAGGAGGGTCAATGGATCGAAGCCTTCCGTTGACGGGCCTGCGAGACCCACGTCCGGGAAGGTCATACAGGCGCTTTTCAACATATTGGGCCCATTGGATGGTCTTAGGTTTTTAGACTTGTTCTCCGGGTCGGGCCGGGTGGCCAGAAGGGCATCGGAGATGGGAGCCAAAGTTACTGCCGTTGATATCAATGGCCGCTATTGCAGGGAGATATCCGGCTGCGGATGGGAAATTCGTGTGGTTAAGGGTGATGTCCGCCGCTTTATTCAAAGGGCTGCAAGGGATGGGGATAGTTACCACGTGGTGTTTGCGGACCCACCATATTGTATGGGTTGGGTGGGAGAGCTGATGGATCTTTTCTCTGCCAACAGATCCATAATAAAAACCGGTGGAACCTTGATCCTGGAACACAGCGTGAGGGAGCCCTTGCCGGAGGATGTCGTTCGAGATGACCGAGTATATGGGGAGACGGTGCTTTCCTTTTTTTGGCGCTGGGAAGGGGGTGACGGGGATTGATAAGGGCGGTGTATCCAGGTTCTTTTGACCCCATAACTAATGGCCA is from Thermanaerothrix sp. and encodes:
- a CDS encoding RsmD family RNA methyltransferase; protein product: MRSRRVNGSKPSVDGPARPTSGKVIQALFNILGPLDGLRFLDLFSGSGRVARRASEMGAKVTAVDINGRYCREISGCGWEIRVVKGDVRRFIQRAARDGDSYHVVFADPPYCMGWVGELMDLFSANRSIIKTGGTLILEHSVREPLPEDVVRDDRVYGETVLSFFWRWEGGDGD